One part of the Pannonibacter sp. XCT-53 genome encodes these proteins:
- a CDS encoding formate dehydrogenase beta subunit, translating into MSVTVFVPRDAAALAVGADKVAAAIEREAAARNLDVTIIRNGSRGMLWLETLVEVRTDKGRVAYGPVKASDVPSLFDAGFLSGGDHRLAHGVTAEIPFLKGQTRLTFARCGVTDPLSLEDYRYYKGLKGLEAAVAMAPAEIVKQVTDSGLRGRGGAGFPTGIKWKTVADARADQKYIVCNADEGDSGTFADRMIMEGDPFVLIEGMAIAAIAVGATRGYIYTRSEYPHAIAIMQEAIAIARRAGILGASVLGSSHAFDMEVRVGAGAYVCGEETSLLNSLEGKRGIVRAKPPLPALEGLFGKPTVVNNVMSLASVPVILDRGAQFYRDFGVGRSHGTIPIQLAGNLKHGGLYETAFGLTLGELVNDIGGGTLSGRPVKAVQVGGPLGAYFPPALFDTVFDYEAFAAAGGLIGHAGVVVFDDTVDMLAQARFAMEFCAIESCGKCTPCRIGAVRGVETVDRIARGDAAAIPLLESLCDTMKSGSLCALGGFTPYPVMSALTHFPADFDRMKEAAE; encoded by the coding sequence ATGAGCGTGACCGTCTTCGTTCCCCGCGACGCGGCAGCCCTGGCCGTCGGCGCGGACAAGGTGGCGGCGGCCATCGAGCGCGAGGCAGCCGCCCGCAATCTCGATGTGACCATCATCCGCAACGGCTCGCGCGGCATGCTCTGGCTGGAAACGCTGGTCGAGGTGCGCACCGACAAGGGCCGCGTCGCCTATGGCCCGGTGAAGGCCTCCGACGTGCCGTCCCTGTTCGACGCAGGCTTCCTGAGCGGCGGTGACCACAGGCTCGCCCACGGCGTGACCGCCGAGATCCCCTTCCTGAAGGGCCAGACCCGGCTGACCTTTGCCCGTTGCGGCGTCACCGATCCGCTGTCGCTCGAGGACTACCGCTACTACAAGGGCCTGAAGGGCCTGGAAGCTGCCGTCGCCATGGCCCCGGCCGAGATCGTGAAACAGGTCACCGACAGCGGCCTGCGTGGCCGCGGCGGTGCAGGCTTCCCGACCGGCATCAAGTGGAAGACCGTGGCGGACGCCAGGGCCGACCAGAAATACATCGTCTGCAACGCCGACGAAGGCGACAGCGGCACCTTCGCCGACCGGATGATCATGGAAGGCGATCCCTTCGTGCTGATCGAGGGCATGGCGATTGCCGCCATCGCGGTCGGCGCGACCAGGGGCTACATCTACACCCGCTCCGAATATCCGCATGCCATCGCCATCATGCAGGAGGCGATCGCCATCGCCCGGCGCGCGGGCATCCTGGGCGCGTCCGTGCTGGGCTCCTCCCATGCCTTCGACATGGAAGTCCGCGTCGGCGCGGGCGCCTATGTCTGCGGTGAGGAAACCTCGCTGCTCAACAGCCTGGAAGGCAAGCGCGGCATCGTCCGCGCCAAGCCGCCGCTGCCTGCGCTGGAGGGCCTGTTCGGCAAGCCGACGGTCGTCAACAACGTCATGTCGCTGGCCTCCGTCCCGGTCATCCTGGACCGGGGCGCGCAGTTCTACCGCGACTTCGGCGTTGGCCGCTCGCATGGCACGATCCCGATCCAGCTGGCCGGCAACCTGAAGCACGGCGGCCTTTACGAGACCGCCTTCGGCCTGACGCTGGGCGAACTCGTCAACGACATTGGCGGCGGCACGCTCTCCGGCCGCCCGGTGAAGGCGGTGCAGGTCGGCGGGCCGCTCGGGGCCTATTTCCCCCCGGCCCTCTTCGACACGGTCTTCGACTACGAGGCCTTTGCCGCCGCCGGCGGTCTCATCGGCCATGCGGGCGTTGTCGTCTTCGATGACACGGTGGACATGCTGGCCCAGGCCCGCTTCGCCATGGAGTTCTGCGCCATCGAATCCTGCGGCAAGTGCACGCCTTGCCGCATCGGCGCCGTGCGCGGCGTGGAGACGGTGGACCGGATCGCCCGCGGTGACGCCGCTGCCATCCCGCTGCTCGAAAGCCTCTGCGACACCATGAAATCCGGCTCGCTCTGTGCGCTGGGGGGCTTCACGCCCTACCCCGTCATGAGCGCCCTCACCCACTTCCCCGCTGACTTTGACAGGATGAAGGAGGCCGCGGAATGA
- a CDS encoding formate dehydrogenase subunit delta, giving the protein MSADKLVYMANQIARFMASKPHAEGVAGVAAHINDYWEPRMRRQLFEILDGGSEGLHPLVVEAAPQIRRPVEA; this is encoded by the coding sequence ATGTCCGCTGACAAGCTCGTCTACATGGCCAACCAGATCGCCCGCTTCATGGCCTCCAAGCCCCACGCCGAGGGCGTTGCGGGCGTCGCGGCCCATATCAACGACTACTGGGAACCGCGCATGCGCCGGCAGCTGTTCGAGATCCTCGACGGCGGCAGCGAGGGCCTGCATCCGCTGGTCGTGGAAGCCGCGCCCCAGATCCGCCGGCCGGTCGAGGCCTGA
- a CDS encoding LysR family transcriptional regulator, translating to MIDKLEMFIALANEKHFGRAAEVIGVTQPTLSSAMKQLEEHLGVQLIHRGSRYQGLTPEGERALDWALRIVADARALKAEMRRARSGLSGNLRLGVIPTALPMVVDLVAPFTDKHPQVRVSILSRTSAEILEQIDRLELDAGITYLDPAPARRVEVRPLYLETYCLLMRADAPLAQLPALTWGEVGRQALCLLSSDMQNRRIIDRHLAAAGVPSSPMVESNSIVVLVSHVLTGRWMSVVPAKFAGHVVTRGELVAVPVVADVPEAGQQVGLVVAQRDPHTPMLQALIDVAEASSRRRPGQTGQA from the coding sequence ATGATCGACAAGCTGGAAATGTTCATTGCGCTCGCCAACGAGAAGCATTTCGGCCGCGCGGCCGAGGTGATCGGCGTCACGCAGCCCACCCTGTCCTCGGCCATGAAGCAGCTCGAGGAACATCTCGGCGTGCAGCTCATTCATCGCGGTTCGCGCTATCAGGGCCTGACGCCGGAAGGCGAGCGCGCGCTCGACTGGGCGCTGCGCATCGTGGCCGACGCCCGCGCGCTCAAGGCCGAGATGCGCCGGGCCCGCTCCGGCCTGTCCGGCAACCTCAGGCTCGGCGTCATTCCCACCGCGCTGCCGATGGTGGTGGATCTTGTCGCGCCCTTCACCGACAAGCATCCGCAGGTGCGGGTGTCGATCCTGTCGCGCACCTCGGCGGAAATCCTGGAACAGATCGACCGGCTGGAACTGGACGCAGGCATCACCTATCTCGATCCGGCCCCGGCCCGGCGCGTCGAGGTGAGGCCTTTGTACCTCGAGACCTACTGCCTCCTGATGCGGGCCGACGCGCCGCTGGCCCAGCTGCCCGCCCTGACCTGGGGCGAGGTCGGCCGGCAGGCCCTCTGCCTCCTGTCGAGCGACATGCAGAACCGCCGCATCATCGACCGGCATCTCGCCGCCGCCGGCGTCCCCTCGTCCCCGATGGTGGAATCGAATTCCATCGTCGTGCTGGTCTCGCATGTGCTGACCGGGCGCTGGATGTCGGTGGTCCCCGCCAAGTTCGCAGGCCATGTCGTCACGCGCGGCGAACTTGTCGCCGTGCCGGTCGTCGCCGACGTGCCCGAGGCCGGACAGCAGGTGGGCCTGGTCGTCGCCCAGCGGGATCCGCACACGCCGATGCTGCAGGCCCTCATCGACGTCGCCGAGGCCAGCTCCCGCCGCCGCCCCGGCCAGACCGGGCAAGCCTGA
- the fdhD gene encoding formate dehydrogenase accessory sulfurtransferase FdhD — translation MRLRVRAGTARQEDALLPAEVPVALSYNGTTQAVMMATPANLTDFALGFSLSEGIARPDDIRDIEAVTGEDGIDLRIWLKDEAGNRLLARRRTMTGPVGCGLCGLDSLAEARRPLAPVPASPLRLGHHDIAGAMAALTQHQPLHDATRAVHAAGFWQQGKGLICVREDVGRHNALDKLIGALVGAGTVTPGAPVTGAVVLTSRISLDMVQKCAALGAPAILAVSAPTLAAVEAAEAADITLVALARSEGFDLYTHPGRISIDAALPPDAEASDVR, via the coding sequence ATGCGCTTGCGCGTGCGGGCCGGAACAGCCCGGCAGGAGGACGCCCTCCTGCCGGCGGAAGTGCCCGTGGCCCTCAGCTACAACGGCACGACGCAGGCCGTGATGATGGCAACGCCCGCCAACCTCACCGATTTCGCCCTCGGCTTCTCGCTGAGCGAAGGCATCGCCCGCCCCGACGACATCCGCGACATCGAGGCGGTGACCGGCGAGGACGGGATTGACCTCAGGATCTGGCTGAAGGACGAGGCCGGAAACCGTCTGCTGGCGCGCCGCCGCACGATGACCGGGCCCGTCGGCTGCGGCCTCTGCGGGCTCGACAGCCTCGCCGAGGCCCGGCGGCCGCTGGCCCCTGTGCCCGCCAGCCCGCTGCGTCTGGGCCACCACGACATTGCCGGGGCGATGGCGGCGCTGACACAACACCAGCCGCTGCATGACGCAACCCGCGCGGTGCATGCGGCCGGCTTCTGGCAGCAGGGCAAGGGGCTCATCTGCGTGCGCGAGGATGTCGGACGCCACAACGCGCTCGACAAGCTCATTGGCGCGCTGGTCGGGGCCGGGACCGTGACGCCTGGCGCGCCGGTCACGGGCGCGGTCGTCCTCACCTCGCGGATCTCGCTCGACATGGTGCAGAAATGCGCGGCCCTTGGGGCGCCCGCCATCCTGGCCGTTTCGGCGCCGACGCTGGCAGCCGTCGAGGCGGCGGAGGCTGCAGACATCACGCTCGTTGCCCTTGCCCGCAGCGAGGGCTTCGATCTTTACACCCACCCCGGGCGGATCAGCATCGACGCCGCCCTTCCCCCCGATGCAGAGGCATCCGATGTCCGCTGA
- the fdhF gene encoding formate dehydrogenase subunit alpha, with product MKDSRLLDRDFGTPAARSEKMITLTVDGFEVSVPEGTSVMRAAAEAGISVPKLCATDMLDAFGSCRLCLVEIEGRAGTPASCTTPVAPGMVVHTQTGRLKDLRKGVMELYISDHPLDCLTCAANGDCELQDMAGAVGLREVRYEAVDTHFRARNAGGDVNPQWLAKDESNPYFTYDPSKCIVCSRCVRACEEVQGTFALTIEGRGFDSRVSAGMMGDTFLSSDCVSCGACVQACPTATLQEKSVIEIGTPERAVVTTCAYCGVGCSFKAEMRGDELVRMVPYKDGKANRGHSCVKGRFAWGYAQHKDRILMPMIREAITDPWREVSWDEALSFAAGRMKAIQARHGRQSVGVITSSRCTNEETYLVQKLTRAVFRNNNTDTCARVCHSPTGYGLGQTFGTSAGTQDFDSVEHTDVVIVMGANPTDGHPVFASRLKKRLRKGAKLIVIDPRRIDLVQSPHVKAAHHLQLKPGTNVAVISAMAHTIVTEGLFDEAFIRERCDWDEFQDYAEFITDPRHSPEATADLTGVPAEELRAAARLYARGGNGAIYYGLGVTEHSQGSTTVIGIANLAMMTGNIGRKGVGVNPLRGQNNVQGSCDMGSFPHELPGYRHVKHDHVRAVFESLWGVELDKEPGLRIPNMLDAAVEGTFKGLYCQGEDILQSDPDTRHVAAGLAAMDCVIVHDLFLNETANYAHVFLPGSTFLEKDGTFTNAERRINRVRKVMAPKNGYADWEITQMLANAMGANWTYRHPSEIMAEISLTTPSFAGVTYERLDELGSVQWPCNADAPEGTPLMHVDGFMRGKGKFIRTEYVATDERTGPRFPLLLTTGRILSQYNVGAQTRRTANTVWHEEDVLEIHPHDAENRGLKDGDWVRLASRSGETTLRAKITDRVSPGVVYTTFHHPTTQANVITTDFSDWATNCPEYKVTAVQVSPSNGPSIWQQDYAAQAELSRRILPAAE from the coding sequence ATGAAGGACTCCCGTTTGCTTGACCGCGACTTCGGCACCCCGGCCGCCCGGTCCGAAAAGATGATCACCCTGACCGTCGACGGCTTCGAGGTCAGCGTGCCGGAAGGCACCTCGGTGATGCGCGCGGCCGCAGAGGCCGGCATCTCGGTGCCCAAGCTCTGCGCCACCGACATGCTGGATGCCTTCGGCTCCTGCCGCCTCTGCCTTGTCGAGATCGAGGGCCGCGCGGGCACGCCCGCCTCCTGCACCACGCCGGTCGCCCCCGGCATGGTCGTCCACACCCAGACCGGTCGTCTGAAGGACCTGCGCAAGGGCGTGATGGAGCTCTACATCTCCGATCACCCGCTCGACTGCCTGACCTGCGCGGCCAATGGCGACTGCGAGCTGCAGGATATGGCCGGGGCCGTCGGCCTGCGCGAGGTGCGCTATGAGGCCGTGGACACCCATTTCCGCGCCCGCAATGCCGGCGGCGACGTCAATCCGCAGTGGCTGGCCAAGGACGAGAGCAACCCGTATTTCACCTATGACCCGTCGAAATGCATCGTCTGCTCGCGCTGCGTGCGCGCCTGTGAGGAAGTCCAGGGCACCTTCGCCCTGACCATCGAGGGCCGCGGCTTCGACAGCCGGGTTTCGGCCGGCATGATGGGCGACACGTTCCTCTCTTCCGACTGCGTGTCCTGCGGCGCCTGCGTGCAGGCCTGCCCGACGGCGACGCTGCAGGAAAAGAGCGTGATCGAGATCGGCACGCCGGAGCGGGCCGTGGTCACCACCTGCGCCTATTGCGGCGTCGGCTGCTCGTTCAAGGCGGAAATGCGCGGCGACGAGCTGGTGCGCATGGTGCCCTACAAGGACGGCAAGGCCAATCGCGGCCACAGCTGCGTCAAGGGCCGCTTCGCCTGGGGCTATGCCCAGCACAAGGACCGGATCCTGATGCCGATGATCCGCGAGGCGATCACCGATCCCTGGCGCGAGGTCTCCTGGGACGAGGCACTGAGCTTTGCCGCCGGCCGGATGAAGGCGATCCAGGCCAGACATGGCCGCCAGTCGGTCGGCGTCATCACCTCCTCCCGTTGCACCAACGAGGAAACCTACCTCGTCCAGAAGCTGACGCGCGCGGTCTTCCGCAACAACAACACGGACACCTGCGCCCGCGTCTGCCATTCGCCGACCGGCTATGGCCTCGGCCAGACCTTCGGCACCTCGGCCGGCACGCAGGACTTCGACAGCGTCGAGCACACCGACGTGGTCATCGTCATGGGCGCCAACCCGACGGATGGGCACCCGGTGTTCGCCAGCCGCCTGAAGAAGCGTCTGCGCAAGGGGGCCAAGCTGATCGTCATCGATCCGCGCCGGATCGACCTGGTGCAGTCGCCGCATGTCAAGGCCGCGCATCACCTGCAGCTGAAGCCGGGCACCAATGTCGCGGTCATCTCGGCGATGGCGCACACGATCGTCACCGAGGGCCTCTTCGACGAGGCCTTCATCCGCGAGCGCTGCGACTGGGACGAGTTCCAGGACTATGCCGAGTTCATCACCGACCCGCGCCACAGCCCGGAAGCCACGGCCGACCTTACCGGCGTGCCGGCCGAGGAGCTGCGGGCAGCCGCAAGGCTCTATGCCCGTGGCGGCAACGGGGCGATCTATTACGGCCTTGGCGTCACCGAGCATTCGCAAGGGTCCACCACGGTCATCGGCATTGCCAACCTTGCCATGATGACCGGCAACATCGGCCGCAAGGGTGTCGGCGTGAACCCGCTGCGCGGCCAGAACAACGTGCAGGGCTCCTGCGACATGGGCTCGTTCCCGCACGAGCTGCCCGGCTACCGCCATGTGAAGCATGATCATGTGCGCGCGGTCTTCGAGAGCCTGTGGGGCGTGGAGCTGGACAAGGAGCCGGGCCTGCGCATCCCCAACATGCTGGATGCGGCCGTCGAGGGCACATTCAAGGGCCTCTACTGCCAGGGCGAGGACATTCTCCAGTCCGATCCCGACACCAGGCACGTTGCCGCAGGTCTTGCCGCCATGGACTGCGTCATCGTGCATGACCTGTTCCTGAACGAGACCGCCAACTACGCCCATGTATTCCTGCCCGGCTCGACCTTCCTGGAAAAGGACGGCACCTTCACCAACGCCGAACGCCGCATCAACCGCGTGCGCAAGGTGATGGCGCCGAAGAACGGCTATGCCGACTGGGAGATCACCCAGATGCTGGCCAATGCCATGGGGGCCAACTGGACCTATCGGCATCCCTCGGAGATCATGGCGGAAATCTCGCTGACGACCCCGTCCTTCGCCGGCGTCACCTACGAGAGGCTGGACGAGCTGGGCTCTGTCCAGTGGCCCTGCAACGCGGACGCTCCCGAAGGCACGCCGCTGATGCATGTCGACGGGTTCATGCGGGGCAAGGGCAAGTTCATCCGCACGGAATACGTGGCAACGGACGAGCGCACCGGCCCGCGCTTCCCGCTGTTGCTCACCACCGGCCGCATTCTCAGCCAGTACAATGTGGGGGCGCAGACGCGGCGCACGGCCAACACCGTCTGGCACGAGGAAGACGTGCTGGAGATCCACCCGCATGACGCGGAAAACCGGGGTCTCAAGGACGGCGACTGGGTGCGGCTGGCCAGCCGCTCCGGCGAGACGACCTTGCGCGCGAAGATAACGGACCGGGTGTCGCCGGGCGTGGTCTACACCACCTTCCACCACCCCACGACCCAGGCCAACGTCATCACCACCGACTTCTCGGACTGGGCGACCAACTGCCCCGAGTACAAGGTGACGGCCGTGCAGGTGTCTCCGTCCAACGGCCCGAGCATCTGGCAGCAGGACTATGCCGCGCAGGCCGAACTGTCCCGCCGCATCCTGCCGGCCGCAGAGTGA
- a CDS encoding formate dehydrogenase subunit gamma, producing MSVPFSADAVRATTHDIVTAHASLEGPLLPILHAVQEAFGFVPQDALPVIAQGLNLSRAEVHGVMSFYHDFRTEPAGRHVLKVCRAEACQAMGTNALADKLKRRLGIDWHGTTSDGAVTLEPVYCLGLCAQSPAAMLDGELFARLDDDGVDEMLGGIGK from the coding sequence ATGTCGGTACCGTTTTCAGCCGATGCGGTTCGTGCGACCACGCATGACATCGTGACGGCCCATGCATCCCTCGAAGGCCCGCTGCTTCCGATCCTGCACGCCGTGCAGGAGGCCTTCGGTTTCGTCCCGCAGGACGCCCTTCCCGTGATCGCGCAAGGCCTCAACCTGTCGCGGGCCGAAGTGCACGGGGTGATGAGCTTCTATCACGACTTCCGGACCGAACCGGCCGGCCGGCACGTGCTCAAGGTCTGCCGCGCCGAGGCCTGCCAGGCCATGGGAACGAACGCGCTGGCCGACAAGCTGAAGCGCCGGCTCGGGATCGACTGGCACGGCACCACCAGCGATGGCGCGGTGACGCTGGAGCCTGTCTACTGCCTCGGCCTTTGCGCCCAGTCGCCGGCCGCCATGCTGGACGGCGAGCTGTTCGCCCGGCTGGATGACGACGGCGTCGACGAGATGCTGGGAGGGATCGGCAAATGA